One genomic region from Candidatus Hydrogenedens sp. encodes:
- the prfA gene encoding peptide chain release factor 1: MRDKLRAINEEYERLHEKMALPEIVSDPEAYRRLVRAQKEMEEIVTSFQQYESCEKSLNHAEEILREETDPELISLAQEEKNSLQEQLVELEKKLRILLLPKDPNDEKNTIIEIRAGTGGEEAGLFVADLYRMYTRFAEKKGWKVELIDEHPTELGGYKEICFQISGFRVYSQLKYEGGVHRVQRVPETEAQGRIHTSAVTVAVLPEADEIDIQIDPKDLHIDVYRSSGHGGQGVNTTDSAVRITHIPTGIVVTCQDERSQHKNKARALKVLRSRLLDIKIHQEQTTRSEHRRIQVGSGDRSERIRTYNFPQNRVTDHRIGLTLYSLDQILDGELQPIIDALVAADQAERLAQITETEISTTK, encoded by the coding sequence TTGCGCGATAAATTACGCGCCATCAATGAAGAATATGAACGGCTTCATGAGAAAATGGCTTTACCTGAAATAGTAAGCGACCCAGAAGCCTATAGGCGACTTGTTCGTGCTCAAAAAGAGATGGAAGAAATTGTAACAAGTTTTCAACAGTATGAATCATGTGAAAAAAGCCTTAATCATGCCGAGGAAATATTAAGAGAAGAAACAGACCCAGAATTAATTTCACTTGCCCAGGAAGAAAAGAATAGTTTGCAGGAGCAATTAGTAGAATTAGAGAAAAAATTACGAATTTTATTATTACCTAAAGACCCGAATGATGAAAAAAATACAATTATTGAAATAAGAGCAGGAACAGGTGGGGAAGAGGCAGGACTGTTTGTTGCCGATTTATACCGTATGTATACACGATTTGCAGAAAAGAAAGGGTGGAAAGTTGAACTTATAGATGAACATCCGACAGAACTTGGTGGATATAAAGAAATATGTTTTCAAATTTCAGGATTTCGGGTTTACAGCCAGTTAAAATATGAGGGTGGCGTTCATAGAGTTCAACGTGTCCCAGAAACAGAGGCTCAAGGTCGTATTCATACCTCCGCTGTAACAGTAGCAGTTCTTCCAGAAGCAGATGAAATAGATATTCAAATTGACCCTAAAGACTTGCATATTGATGTGTATCGCTCCTCTGGGCATGGTGGTCAGGGAGTAAACACGACTGATTCCGCAGTCCGTATTACCCATATTCCGACGGGTATTGTAGTTACGTGTCAAGATGAAAGGTCACAACATAAAAACAAAGCACGTGCATTGAAAGTCCTACGTTCTCGACTATTGGATATTAAAATTCATCAGGAACAAACTACAAGGTCAGAGCATCGAAGAATACAGGTGGGTTCTGGTGACCGTAGCGAACGCATTCGAACATATAACTTTCCACAAAATAGAGTTACAGACCATCGTATAGGCTTAACTTTGTATTCGCTTGACCAAATTTTAGATGGTGAACTGCAACCCATTATTGATGCACTTGTCGCTGCGGACCAGGCAGAACGACTTGCTCAAATAACAGAAACTGAAATCTCTACTACCAAATAA
- the radC gene encoding DNA repair protein RadC yields MEKESFHYSKTIRDMPLEERPRERLARLGPKALKDAELIAVLFRTGTRELSAVALAEAVINTFGNLQKLSQASIEEITTKVKGIGKVKAIELKAALELGKRLVEYQRGPVQRIKKPEDVAHLLMNEYKNYETEHFKCILLNIRNDVLKVVEVSHGGLDNTIANPSDVFRDAVRIGASNVIVTHNHPSGDVEPSQADIDITKQLVDAGNILGIQLLDHIIFGDGKYLSLKERGIF; encoded by the coding sequence ATGGAAAAAGAATCATTTCATTACAGCAAAACTATCCGAGATATGCCGTTAGAGGAAAGACCGCGTGAACGTTTAGCGCGTTTAGGACCGAAAGCTTTGAAAGATGCGGAGTTAATCGCAGTTCTTTTTCGAACAGGTACACGAGAATTAAGTGCAGTTGCACTTGCAGAGGCGGTAATAAATACCTTTGGGAATTTACAAAAACTCTCTCAAGCATCTATTGAAGAAATAACAACAAAAGTAAAGGGCATTGGGAAAGTAAAGGCTATAGAATTGAAAGCAGCATTAGAATTAGGAAAAAGACTTGTTGAGTATCAACGTGGACCTGTGCAACGAATCAAAAAGCCTGAGGATGTTGCACATTTATTAATGAATGAATATAAAAATTACGAAACAGAACATTTTAAGTGTATTTTGTTAAATATAAGGAATGATGTCTTAAAAGTTGTAGAAGTGTCACATGGTGGGTTAGATAATACTATAGCAAACCCGTCAGATGTTTTTCGTGACGCGGTGCGGATAGGTGCTTCTAATGTTATTGTGACTCATAATCATCCTTCTGGGGATGTAGAACCGAGTCAAGCAGACATAGACATAACAAAACAACTTGTAGACGCTGGAAACATTTTAGGAATTCAACTGTTAGACCACATCATTTTTGGTGATGGAAAATATCTAAGCTTAAAAGAAAGGGGCATCTTTTGA
- a CDS encoding PaaI family thioesterase has product MDLKKLPTYPYCFVCGTKNVSGLQSQFFIDGEYTLLPVKFTDKHTGYPGYAHGGVVSSAIDETMAWSSARHFKRMCVTAEFTVRFLKRVPLNKDLLVKTWIVKGHRLLAYTEGVLIDIENNEIYVKASGKFMPITEDETQMVDEFLCYDENTERVFL; this is encoded by the coding sequence ATGGACTTAAAAAAATTACCTACCTATCCATATTGTTTTGTTTGTGGAACAAAAAACGTATCGGGTCTACAATCTCAATTCTTTATAGATGGTGAATATACGTTATTACCAGTAAAATTTACAGATAAACACACTGGGTACCCTGGTTATGCACATGGAGGAGTTGTATCCTCAGCTATTGACGAAACGATGGCGTGGTCTTCAGCACGTCACTTCAAACGAATGTGTGTTACTGCAGAATTTACAGTCCGATTTTTAAAAAGAGTTCCTTTAAATAAAGACCTACTTGTCAAAACATGGATAGTAAAAGGGCATCGACTTTTAGCATATACAGAAGGTGTTTTAATAGATATCGAAAATAACGAAATATATGTCAAAGCCTCTGGAAAATTTATGCCAATCACAGAAGATGAAACACAGATGGTAGATGAATTTTTATGTTATGATGAAAATACAGAAAGAGTATTCCTTTAA
- the prmC gene encoding peptide chain release factor N(5)-glutamine methyltransferase, translated as MTPLWESLKKITDELSSISDNPRFEAELLLSQSLNISRAELLVKIKENIKIPPIVEDWVQRRKKHEPLAYILGFTEFFGLKIKTSPPIFIPRPETELLVEKSLELIEKGGKDKVRILELCTGTGCISIAIAKNIRKETNIFALDINHEAVELAQDNAKMNEVNIYFIVADLFQSLNRKEKYDLIVANPPYISENDREKLPPTVKDFEDSKALFSKDNGLDIIKHIIQESIYYLHKGGYLLMEIGENQNDNVENLLSTNNYEEINTLLDLQSLPRVVIGKWNY; from the coding sequence ATGACTCCCCTCTGGGAAAGTTTAAAAAAAATTACAGACGAGTTATCATCAATCTCTGATAATCCACGATTTGAAGCAGAGTTACTTTTGTCGCAGTCCTTAAATATAAGCAGGGCAGAACTATTAGTAAAAATTAAGGAGAACATAAAAATTCCACCCATAGTTGAAGATTGGGTCCAACGTAGAAAAAAACACGAGCCACTTGCCTATATTCTTGGCTTCACTGAATTTTTTGGACTAAAAATAAAAACATCTCCACCTATCTTCATTCCGCGACCCGAAACTGAACTCCTTGTAGAAAAATCATTAGAACTCATAGAAAAAGGTGGAAAGGATAAAGTCAGAATTTTAGAACTTTGCACTGGGACTGGGTGTATTTCGATTGCTATTGCCAAGAATATAAGAAAAGAAACCAATATTTTTGCCCTTGACATCAATCATGAGGCGGTAGAACTTGCACAAGACAATGCAAAAATGAATGAAGTAAATATTTATTTTATCGTTGCAGATTTATTTCAGTCCTTGAACCGGAAGGAAAAATATGACCTTATTGTTGCCAATCCACCCTATATTTCAGAGAATGACCGTGAAAAACTCCCGCCAACGGTAAAAGATTTTGAGGACTCGAAAGCACTTTTCAGTAAGGATAATGGGTTAGATATAATTAAGCATATAATTCAAGAAAGTATTTATTACCTACACAAAGGTGGTTATCTTTTAATGGAAATAGGAGAGAATCAAAACGATAATGTGGAGAATTTATTAAGTACTAATAATTACGAAGAAATAAATACTTTATTAGATCTGCAATCACTACCAAGGGTTGTTATAGGAAAATGGAATTACTAA
- the cmk gene encoding (d)CMP kinase: protein MEIEQRALSEIENVVAIDGPAGAGKSTVARLSAKELGFQYLDTGAMYRAATWWALNSNVDIDNPNEVAEHTKKMELDLIPFEEGLKVIVGGIDITKEIRTPEITRFIYKLDENPQVREHLVYLQQLFAIKYSTVAEGRDMGTVVFPKAKCKIYMDANQEVRAHRRQKELEKRGIFISIDKLLEEIAERDRRNMEREHSPLRKADDAVYLDTSNLTIEEATNYVVRLARERLIQ from the coding sequence ATGGAGATTGAACAAAGAGCATTATCTGAAATAGAAAATGTTGTTGCCATAGACGGACCTGCTGGTGCAGGAAAAAGTACCGTTGCTCGCCTTTCAGCGAAGGAATTAGGATTTCAATATTTAGACACTGGGGCGATGTATCGTGCAGCGACATGGTGGGCTTTAAATTCTAATGTCGATATAGACAATCCCAATGAAGTTGCAGAACATACTAAAAAAATGGAATTGGATTTAATACCATTTGAGGAAGGGTTAAAGGTTATAGTCGGTGGTATTGATATAACAAAAGAAATACGAACCCCTGAGATTACAAGATTTATCTATAAATTAGACGAAAATCCACAAGTAAGAGAACACCTCGTTTATCTTCAACAACTTTTCGCTATAAAATATTCAACTGTGGCTGAGGGCAGAGATATGGGCACAGTTGTTTTTCCCAAAGCCAAATGTAAAATTTATATGGACGCAAATCAAGAGGTTCGTGCACACCGAAGACAAAAAGAATTAGAGAAACGGGGAATTTTTATTTCCATCGACAAATTGTTAGAAGAAATTGCAGAGCGAGACCGCCGTAACATGGAGAGGGAACATTCCCCTTTGCGTAAAGCCGATGATGCTGTCTACTTAGACACATCTAATTTAACAATTGAGGAGGCAACCAATTACGTTGTCCGTTTAGCACGAGAACGATTAATACAATGA
- a CDS encoding phosphatidylserine decarboxylase family protein → MNNTINAWIVGAKYYIPCFLIGCSLLYLGYIAYKPLFIIGVILIIISGFILSFFRDFPRSIVSADNEFISPADGTVVEIKEIENTEYYDGKCLRVAIFMSIFNAHVNRVPFDGVIKKIRYKEGRFMNAMKSQASDLNESNAIFLETSEGYITIRQIAGKIARRIVCPVKEGMFLKKGQKFGMIKFGSRVELYLPQNVKIYVKINDKVYAGATIIGKFNKL, encoded by the coding sequence TTGAATAATACAATTAATGCATGGATTGTTGGAGCCAAATATTATATCCCTTGTTTCCTTATTGGATGCTCACTTTTATATCTTGGATATATAGCGTATAAGCCTTTATTTATTATCGGAGTAATTTTGATTATAATTTCAGGCTTTATACTATCTTTTTTTAGAGATTTTCCAAGAAGTATCGTATCAGCCGACAATGAATTTATTTCCCCTGCTGATGGGACTGTCGTAGAAATTAAAGAAATCGAAAATACAGAATATTATGATGGCAAATGTTTAAGGGTAGCCATTTTTATGTCTATTTTTAATGCCCATGTAAACCGTGTTCCTTTTGACGGAGTTATTAAAAAGATACGTTATAAAGAAGGAAGATTTATGAATGCCATGAAAAGTCAGGCTTCAGATTTGAATGAGTCTAATGCTATCTTTTTAGAAACATCAGAAGGGTATATTACTATTCGACAGATTGCAGGGAAAATTGCTCGTAGAATTGTATGTCCTGTAAAAGAAGGAATGTTTCTAAAGAAAGGTCAAAAATTTGGCATGATAAAGTTTGGTTCCAGAGTAGAACTATACTTACCGCAAAATGTCAAAATATATGTTAAAATAAATGATAAAGTATATGCTGGTGCCACTATTATAGGAAAGTTTAACAAATTATGA
- the recJ gene encoding single-stranded-DNA-specific exonuclease RecJ, whose product MNSLEQNIVWKINEWNHEKVQEISNQLEIPPIIAHLLINRGIDTPTKAEEFFKPSVNQIISPFSLKGMDKAVERIIQAKEKNEKIWIFGDYDVDGIAGTAILTRGLKRFGIKEVYPILPERISNGYGLTPEIVEDAKIKSINLIITVDNGISTIPASLRAEELGIDIIITDHHMPAEELPKAKSIINPRLEEPDHPSINLCGAGVAFKLALALNGSPNDLDLVALATVADVMPLTGENRTLVALGLKHLSKYKRTGLRALAEMSNISLDDMDVEKISYGLAPRINAAGRLDNAFKSLELLLCDDEQKVMALSQELIEANEERKNIETEILKDAISEIDACVGKDAHAIVLTRKNWHQGIIGLVASRLANRYSVPVALITVDDKGIAKGSIRSIYGIDIIQVLNQCRHVLEQYGGHKLAAGFTLLEENIPIFTELVKELIAQERKKEKELLVLEIDSILNFSQIDSPFLQYLQRFEPTGYGNSPPLFCTTKVEVIPHTVQIFKDLHIRMALKQDNKIFYGTGYFLAERFFRETSTKFLDIVYTPKISTSKIYGGCQLIIKDFKPSE is encoded by the coding sequence ATGAACAGTCTTGAACAAAATATTGTTTGGAAAATAAACGAATGGAATCACGAAAAGGTTCAAGAGATTTCGAACCAATTAGAGATTCCACCAATTATAGCTCATCTTTTGATTAACCGTGGTATTGATACACCAACTAAAGCAGAGGAGTTTTTCAAACCATCCGTTAATCAAATTATATCTCCATTCTCTTTGAAGGGTATGGATAAAGCAGTCGAAAGAATTATTCAGGCTAAAGAAAAAAATGAAAAGATTTGGATTTTTGGTGATTACGATGTTGATGGTATTGCAGGAACTGCCATATTAACTCGTGGGTTAAAGCGATTCGGAATAAAAGAAGTTTATCCGATACTCCCTGAAAGAATATCAAATGGTTATGGTCTAACTCCTGAAATCGTTGAAGACGCTAAGATTAAATCTATAAATTTAATTATAACGGTAGATAATGGTATATCAACTATTCCAGCAAGTTTAAGGGCTGAAGAATTAGGGATAGACATTATAATAACCGACCATCATATGCCAGCAGAAGAATTACCGAAAGCAAAAAGCATTATTAACCCCCGTCTGGAAGAACCTGACCATCCGAGTATAAATCTATGCGGTGCAGGCGTAGCTTTTAAGCTGGCATTGGCTCTTAACGGTTCTCCCAATGACCTTGATTTAGTTGCCCTTGCGACAGTTGCTGATGTCATGCCATTAACAGGAGAGAACCGAACCTTAGTGGCTCTTGGATTAAAACATCTATCAAAATATAAGAGGACAGGACTCCGGGCTCTTGCAGAAATGTCAAACATATCATTGGATGATATGGATGTTGAAAAAATCTCTTATGGGTTGGCACCACGAATAAATGCAGCGGGTAGATTGGATAACGCATTTAAATCTTTAGAGTTATTGCTATGCGATGACGAACAAAAGGTTATGGCGTTGTCTCAAGAATTAATTGAAGCAAATGAAGAGCGAAAAAATATAGAAACAGAAATCCTTAAAGACGCAATTTCAGAAATAGACGCATGTGTAGGAAAGGATGCCCATGCCATTGTCCTAACCAGAAAAAATTGGCATCAAGGCATCATTGGACTTGTCGCAAGTCGCCTTGCCAATCGGTATTCTGTGCCAGTGGCTCTCATTACAGTAGATGATAAGGGTATTGCCAAGGGGTCTATAAGAAGTATTTACGGAATTGATATTATACAGGTGTTAAATCAATGTAGACATGTCTTAGAACAATATGGTGGCCATAAATTAGCAGCAGGATTTACCCTACTTGAAGAAAATATTCCTATCTTTACAGAACTTGTAAAAGAGTTGATTGCACAAGAACGTAAAAAAGAAAAAGAATTGTTAGTGTTAGAAATCGATAGTATATTAAATTTTTCTCAGATTGATTCTCCTTTTCTTCAATACTTACAACGGTTTGAACCAACGGGGTACGGAAATTCGCCTCCCCTATTTTGTACTACAAAAGTTGAAGTTATCCCTCATACCGTTCAAATTTTTAAAGACTTACACATTCGTATGGCTTTGAAACAAGATAACAAAATATTTTATGGCACGGGATATTTCCTTGCAGAACGTTTCTTTAGAGAAACCTCCACAAAATTTTTAGATATTGTTTATACACCTAAAATATCTACATCTAAAATTTATGGCGGTTGTCAATTGATTATCAAAGATTTCAAACCGTCCGAATAA
- a CDS encoding 2-isopropylmalate synthase, with product MSIKFEVFDTTLRDGEQSPGASMNAQEKYQMALQLEKLGVDTIEAGFPIASKQEFESVQKIAGAIKKCRVAALARALDADIKCAIDALKHAEKPTLHTFIASSEIHMEYKLKMTPKEVLQRAKEAVKLSKSAIQRVEFSAEDATRSRWDFLVDLAKTAIDAGADVINLPDTVGYTTPNEIKEMFAYVIEKVQPPEHVIFSCHNHNDLGLAVSNALAALEGGARQIECTVNGIGERAGNTSMEELVMIIHTRHDIYPYTCNIITTEIMPSSNLLSKLTGLKVPYNKPIVGRNAFAHESGIHQHGVIANTKTYEIITPELIGNVRSTLVLGKHSGRAGLAKRCEELGYNLSKEELDKLYEKFMVLAERKKEIYDEDILLLIVSLQQEQIETYHLEQVRTAGHDPYTALVKLRKGEEVFMDTAIGDGPVDAACKAIERITGVLGQLEQFDIRATTPGKDAIGEATLVVKFNGKKITGNGSSTDIVEAAVKAYLNAVNKYLAIKGALGEY from the coding sequence ATGAGTATTAAATTTGAAGTTTTTGACACAACATTAAGAGATGGTGAACAATCACCTGGTGCCAGTATGAATGCTCAAGAAAAGTATCAAATGGCATTGCAACTGGAAAAGCTGGGTGTAGATACCATAGAAGCAGGATTTCCAATAGCGTCGAAACAGGAATTTGAATCAGTTCAAAAAATAGCAGGTGCAATAAAAAAATGTCGTGTAGCTGCACTTGCAAGGGCACTTGATGCAGATATTAAATGTGCAATAGATGCTTTGAAGCATGCAGAAAAACCGACACTCCATACCTTTATTGCGAGTTCTGAAATACACATGGAATATAAGCTAAAGATGACACCGAAGGAAGTTTTGCAAAGAGCAAAGGAAGCAGTGAAACTTTCGAAGAGTGCCATACAAAGGGTTGAATTTTCAGCAGAAGATGCTACCCGTTCACGTTGGGATTTTTTAGTGGATTTGGCAAAAACGGCAATAGATGCGGGTGCAGATGTTATAAATCTACCAGACACCGTAGGTTATACAACTCCGAACGAGATAAAAGAGATGTTCGCCTATGTTATAGAAAAAGTCCAACCTCCTGAGCATGTTATTTTTTCATGTCATAATCACAATGACTTAGGTTTAGCGGTATCAAATGCTTTAGCAGCATTAGAAGGTGGGGCACGTCAAATTGAATGCACAGTAAACGGTATCGGCGAAAGAGCTGGTAATACCTCTATGGAAGAGTTAGTAATGATTATACATACACGGCACGACATTTACCCATACACATGTAATATCATTACCACAGAGATTATGCCGTCCAGCAATTTGTTATCAAAATTAACAGGTTTAAAAGTGCCATATAATAAACCCATTGTGGGACGGAATGCCTTTGCTCATGAATCGGGGATACACCAACATGGTGTAATTGCAAATACGAAAACGTATGAAATAATAACACCAGAATTAATTGGTAATGTCCGTTCAACCCTTGTTTTGGGCAAACATTCTGGTAGGGCAGGACTGGCAAAACGTTGTGAAGAACTGGGCTATAATTTAAGCAAGGAAGAATTAGATAAACTGTATGAAAAATTTATGGTGTTGGCTGAGCGGAAGAAAGAAATATATGATGAAGATATATTGTTGTTAATTGTTTCACTACAACAAGAGCAGATTGAAACATATCATTTAGAGCAAGTACGAACAGCGGGACATGACCCTTATACAGCCTTAGTAAAATTGAGAAAAGGTGAAGAAGTATTTATGGACACTGCTATTGGAGATGGTCCTGTGGATGCTGCATGTAAAGCAATTGAACGAATTACAGGGGTGTTGGGACAATTAGAACAATTCGATATTCGTGCAACAACACCGGGGAAAGATGCTATTGGTGAAGCGACATTGGTCGTAAAATTTAATGGTAAAAAGATTACGGGTAATGGCTCAAGCACGGATATTGTTGAGGCGGCAGTAAAAGCATACTTAAACGCAGTGAATAAGTATCTTGCCATCAAAGGTGCTTTAGGTGAATATTAG
- the mtnA gene encoding S-methyl-5-thioribose-1-phosphate isomerase: MKPRIKPIIWDNRKLKIIDQTLLPNTLEYIEIETISDAEVAIKQLKIRGAPALGIFAGFTLFSILYHQNPKSAEEALAILFPLADKIKKTRPTAVNLFWATDRMLKCAEFHKEQDINEFMAILEQEALSIYEEETNACKQIGINGNTLIENHANILTHCNAGALATGEYGTALSPIYIAFENGKDVHVYADETRPLLQGARLTAWELHYSGVPVTLICDNMAGQVMKEKKVDLVIVGADRIAKNGDTANKIGTYSLSILAKHHNIPFYVSAPISTFDLNISNGSQIPIEQRDAKEIYLWKNEIIAPQNIQFYNPAFDVTPAENITAFITEKGLIYPPFEENIAKTINIL; the protein is encoded by the coding sequence ATGAAACCGAGAATAAAACCGATTATATGGGACAATCGCAAATTAAAAATTATAGACCAAACCTTACTTCCAAACACCCTTGAATATATAGAAATTGAAACAATAAGTGATGCAGAAGTAGCTATAAAACAATTAAAAATTCGCGGGGCACCTGCATTAGGTATTTTTGCTGGATTTACACTTTTTTCAATTCTATATCACCAAAATCCAAAAAGTGCAGAAGAAGCTTTAGCAATACTGTTTCCATTAGCGGATAAGATAAAAAAAACAAGGCCAACTGCTGTCAATCTATTTTGGGCAACCGATAGAATGTTAAAATGTGCAGAATTTCATAAAGAACAAGACATCAATGAATTTATGGCAATATTAGAACAGGAGGCATTAAGCATATATGAAGAAGAGACAAACGCCTGTAAACAAATTGGTATAAATGGAAACACATTAATTGAAAACCATGCCAATATATTGACCCATTGTAATGCGGGTGCACTTGCCACAGGCGAGTATGGGACTGCTCTATCCCCTATTTACATTGCTTTTGAAAATGGAAAGGATGTTCATGTCTATGCCGATGAGACACGACCTCTACTCCAAGGGGCACGACTTACAGCATGGGAACTACACTATTCAGGAGTTCCAGTCACTCTTATTTGCGATAATATGGCAGGACAAGTTATGAAAGAGAAAAAAGTTGATTTAGTTATTGTCGGTGCAGACCGCATTGCTAAAAATGGTGATACCGCTAATAAGATAGGAACATATTCCCTTTCAATTTTAGCCAAACATCACAATATTCCTTTCTATGTATCTGCTCCTATATCAACTTTTGATTTAAATATTTCTAATGGTTCACAAATACCAATAGAACAACGTGACGCAAAAGAGATTTATCTATGGAAAAACGAGATAATTGCACCCCAAAATATCCAATTTTACAATCCCGCTTTTGATGTTACGCCCGCAGAGAATATAACTGCATTTATAACAGAAAAAGGACTAATATATCCGCCCTTTGAAGAGAATATCGCAAAAACAATAAATATTTTGTAG
- a CDS encoding DCC1-like thiol-disulfide oxidoreductase family protein, translating into MKPILIYDDSCELCNNLVKYLNKKDNQLSTKIELLESSKLRSHSTRILTNKDNVNKSIHFIVDNNTILTQIPAIQKICSTVGIFPFFSSIKSPFLIAILNVFYRGVAYFRKTHVISLLGRLLFRVLR; encoded by the coding sequence ATGAAACCTATATTAATTTACGATGATTCTTGTGAATTATGTAATAATCTCGTTAAGTATTTAAATAAAAAAGACAATCAGTTATCCACAAAAATTGAGTTATTAGAATCATCAAAATTAAGAAGTCACTCAACTCGTATTTTAACTAATAAAGATAATGTTAATAAATCCATTCACTTTATTGTAGATAACAATACTATTCTGACACAGATACCTGCAATTCAAAAAATATGTAGCACAGTGGGTATATTTCCTTTTTTCTCTTCTATCAAATCACCTTTTTTGATTGCAATACTTAATGTATTTTATCGTGGAGTTGCATATTTTAGAAAAACACATGTAATAAGTTTATTGGGACGTCTATTGTTTAGGGTTTTAAGATAA
- the queG gene encoding tRNA epoxyqueuosine(34) reductase QueG yields the protein MTPRTNEFQKPLEEIIKLKAKHLELDLCGIAMVNEVNTVEHLRKWVSFGYHAQMSWFEKSVDIRAEIKRWYPNAESVIVVGKDYYHNCDISQIALYAHTKDYHEDIKSKLNNLATFISTIVDRFEYKISVDTGPIHEKSWAIRAGLGWQGKNTLIINPELGSWFLIGILATNIKLKPDPIVTYECGNCSICIEACPTQAIHREGILDCNKCISYHTIENKSEIPDIIKSKIKTTIFGCDICQRVCPWNKKRKIKTNYDCNLATCLKEKDLYKIGEHEFIELFSELPIKRIEFNGFKRNIAIYQKNKE from the coding sequence ATGACCCCAAGAACTAATGAATTTCAGAAACCTCTCGAAGAAATTATTAAGTTAAAAGCAAAACATTTGGAATTAGATTTGTGTGGTATTGCAATGGTTAATGAGGTAAATACTGTTGAGCATTTAAGAAAATGGGTGAGCTTTGGTTATCATGCACAAATGTCATGGTTTGAAAAAAGTGTTGACATAAGGGCGGAAATAAAAAGATGGTATCCTAATGCCGAATCAGTTATTGTTGTGGGGAAGGATTATTATCATAACTGTGATATTTCTCAAATTGCACTATACGCTCACACAAAAGATTATCATGAAGATATAAAAAGTAAATTAAACAATTTGGCAACTTTTATATCAACTATTGTAGATAGGTTTGAGTATAAAATATCAGTTGATACAGGACCGATACATGAAAAATCGTGGGCTATTCGTGCTGGATTAGGATGGCAGGGTAAGAATACACTTATCATTAATCCTGAATTAGGTTCGTGGTTTTTAATTGGGATATTGGCAACGAATATTAAGTTAAAGCCTGACCCAATAGTAACCTATGAATGTGGAAATTGTTCTATTTGTATTGAAGCATGCCCTACGCAAGCTATCCACAGAGAAGGGATTTTAGACTGTAACAAATGTATATCATATCATACTATTGAAAATAAGAGTGAAATACCTGACATTATCAAAAGCAAAATAAAAACTACTATTTTTGGTTGTGATATTTGTCAGAGAGTTTGCCCTTGGAATAAAAAACGAAAGATAAAAACAAACTATGATTGTAATTTAGCAACATGCCTTAAAGAAAAAGATTTATATAAAATTGGTGAACATGAATTCATTGAATTATTTTCGGAATTACCAATCAAAAGGATAGAATTTAATGGATTTAAGAGAAATATTGCTATTTATCAAAAAAACAAGGAATAA
- the rpmE gene encoding 50S ribosomal protein L31, translated as MKEGIHPNYVEATVKCACGNTFKTRATKPNINVEICSNCHPFFTGKQKFVDSEGRVERFQKKYAKKSAQKPQSN; from the coding sequence GTGAAAGAAGGTATCCATCCTAATTATGTTGAAGCAACTGTAAAATGTGCTTGTGGCAATACATTTAAAACACGAGCCACAAAACCTAATATCAATGTAGAAATATGTTCAAATTGTCATCCATTCTTCACAGGTAAACAAAAATTTGTTGATAGTGAAGGAAGAGTAGAGAGATTTCAAAAGAAATATGCTAAAAAGTCAGCACAAAAACCCCAATCTAATTAA